A region of the Babylonia areolata isolate BAREFJ2019XMU chromosome 10, ASM4173473v1, whole genome shotgun sequence genome:
CCTGTACCGGTGGTTTCTCGTTTTATCACCTGCAGCTCCATGTGTTTGATCTTAATGCGCACCAGCAGGAAGTAAATCTTGCCCACTATCACATCTTTCAGGTGGTACCTGCAAGCCACCAATacagcacactgacacaacatccaacacacacactgacacaacatccaacacacacactgacacaacatccAATAcagcacactgactgacacaacatccaacacagcacactgacacaacatcccacacacacactgacacaacatccaacacactgacacaacatccaacacacacaccgccacaacaTGCATCCAGCTAGGCATGCACAGTGACTGTATCAACACaacatcaaatcaaaccaaacaccaccacaccccaggAACTGAAATAAAAAGACCACCACCTATTTCACAATAATGAAATAGAAGTCGAGGGAAATACAATCAAGAGTGAAGGGAAAAGACAATCAAAATCAATCCACATTCTGCCAGATTTTGTTGCAACAAACAACTTCATTCTTGATCAAGAACAActgactacaaaaaaaaaaaaaaaaaaaaatcatgttaaaaGCAATGGGAATCCATTCTTTTTACTCAGTTCTAATCAGTCTAAAAATGTTACTGGCTGCGAATGTTTCTTCTGTTGTCCTTACCAcataaccccaccccctaccccctttctgGAAATACCTGCTGATACTTCTTTACTTAAAACATCAGCCCCCACAAAAGATAATCTGTCCAAAAGAATGGATTAGGTGAATGAAAATCTAACAACTCTGCAAGTCAATTTGAATCTGGAACTAACCCAAACAGTGCTACGGTTAAACAGTTACAAATTCCTAAAAGCAAAGGCCAATTCCCTTATCTATTTCCATGGAGTaaattcccctttttttcctttgcagCCAAATGACAGCCTATCACTTCAAGAAGTGTCCAGGCTGCATTTCTGTCATGTCTGACGGAGAACCAGGTTTTCTCAGCAACATTCTTTGGATCCAATGTAAATTAAAGACATCAATTTTATGGCTCAAAcctcaaaagaaaaaacaaaacaaaaacagtcttcATCACAGTGTCAAAAGGCCATGTCAGCTTAAaaataacacaaagaaaaagaagaaaaaaaagaggaaagaatgaTAAAGATCTGAAATCCAACCCCAAACAACAATGATTAACACACAACTGGCAAAAACAACAGAAGCTTtcaaaagaaagacagtgaagatGAAGGCACATCCTGAACGTCAATCTGATGCACACAACACTGAGGCCTGTGTCACCCTTCATAAGACAAAACATCCACCAACTCCACATCATCACCCTCCACAAGACAAAACATCCACCAACTGCACATCATCACCCTTCATAAGACAAAACATCCACCAACTCCACATCATCACCCTCCACAAGACAAAACATCCACCAACTCCACATCATCACCCTCCACAAGACAAAACATCCACCAACTCCGCATCATCACCCTTCATAAGACAAAACATCCACCAACTCCACATCATCACCCTCCACAAGACAAAACATCCACCAACTGCACATCATCACCCTTCATAAGACAAAACATCCACCAACTCCACATCATCACCCTCCACAAGACAAAACATCCACCAACtccacatcatcacccttcacaaGACAAAACATCCACCAACTCCACATCATCACCCTCCACAAGACAAAACATCCACCAACTCCACATCATCACCCTCCACAAGACAAAACATCCACCAACTCCACATCATCACCCTCCACAAGACAAAACATCCACCAACTCCACATCATCACCCTCCACAAGACAAAACATCCACCAACTCCACATCATCACCCTCCACAAGACAAAACATCCACCAACTCCGCATCATCACCCTTCATATTACAAAACATCTACCAAAGCCACATCAAGTCTATCATACACACTGCAGAAGGAACGTCAACTCCTCAACGGAACATCATGCAACACATGCAGGGGAAAAAATCATAACAAGAAAATGAGATGGCCACAGCTGTTGCAGGgctaatgctaaaaaaaaaaaagaacaacaaaaaagcaccaaTCCACTGACAACATGAAAACCGTCACAGAAAGGGAGAATCCTGAACACAATCACCGCCAAGAAACAAGGTACACAAACTGACAACAAACCTCAAACTACCACaacaaagaagaagtaaaaatgaACAAAGATTTGAGCTGTGGAGATCATAATGTCATCTTTCTGTCAAATTTGTTTCTGAATCTCCCAAACGAGGCATTTCTATCAATAATGTTCTCTGATATGGATATGCCATTACACTGAACCTACTGTAACTGGTCAGGTACATATTTGACTGCAATTATCAACTGTGTACACGAAATGTACTATGCTATTCAGTGGGATCAAATAAGCAGTCAATTAGTTTATAACAGAAATCATCTTTCTGCCATGCAATCAATTTGGAATGATATGGAGGAATGAACCCACCTTGTATTTCATCCCCCACTAATTACAGAAGCAATTAAAACTGAGAAGCAGTCTCATATATGCGCAGGTTCAGAACAGGTCATTTCTGTAGGAGTTACTAACAGGTTTTAAATGGAAAGTAACACATCATCTCTATACTTCTGACTGGTGTGTAAGAGCTTTGATTAGTGACTgcacaatattaaaaaaagaaagaaaaaaagaagcattctATGGATAAGTATGTTGCTCACTTCCAGTTCCAGCAAtgaatatttgttttgttttgtttttacttcaagTCTATTTCCCTCCCTGACCAACAACTGAGTTTTTTCTCCACAACTCCAATCCCCGACTGTGGTGTAACTGTACAACTCCACCAGTACCTGCTCCTGTGGTCTCCCGCCTAACAATGGCCAGCTCCATGTAGCGAATCTTGATGCGAACCAAGAGGAAGTAAATCTTGCCCACTATCACATCCTTAAGATGGTACCTACAGCGTCCCCAAGAGGCAAAGAAGACAGAACACCAGAGGAGGGTTGTACAGAAATATGGGTGTCCCCCAAACAATGGACACAGTCATGGCAACAAATGTGTCATTACTCTGTGTCCCACCAATGAGGCAGTGAATTAAAGTGTGGCAGATAATGTACACAGCTCTTTCATTTGCTTTATGTTAGGAAATACATCAACATAACCTGCAACATATGTGACGCAGCATGCGGAAACCCGGCTAAGTCACAGCCAGCTATTATTAACTatgcacaaaaacatgtcattagggtcaaaataatgaaaatcatcATTTTTACAAATTTTGCATCTTTGAAGTCTTAACTTTGCTGTCAGTAAGTATTTTAGCATAAAACTGCCTGAAACTGTAGTATAtttaatgttttcaggtgcatacGCTGTTGGTACTGCTGAACACATTTGTCACTTAAGTTGCAATGTTCGATGCATGTGACTCCAGGCTTTTCTCAACTTCCATCAGCCTATGATGTGGCAATACACTTAATGACTGCAGTTAGTAAATgttattttgatctgggatctaaagcctaagttcaaaagattcatcagcattacAGGAAAtgatttttgttcaaacacaaatgcagcctttgtctttcatttgaacattcactggaACTGTTGACTGTTCTCTCATAACATGACATCACTCCTGCACTCACCATTCTTGACTTCATTTGAttacagaaagaaaatatcaattttctcttctttttttcatacagAAATTTATAGTTTCCTTTATTATGAATCTTTTAAAACCATACACATGGTCATGATAATTCTTGTTCTAAATATACAAGCAGGCaaatgtatgggttttttttcatgagccTGTTTCTCCTTTTGTTCTTTTCGGGCAAACCAATTTTTCCGACTTAGCCCGGTTTTTGCAAGCTGCCTCACATATCATCACATTCACACAGTGCGTAATACTTTCCCCCAAAGtataccacacaaacaaaaaagtcaatataataataataatacacaaacCACTCAAACAAAATATGGATGAGCAACTAAACTGCACTGATTGtagtaaatgaattttttttttaatctgatttgTAAAGAAGCACACGAACCACATTCTTTCGTATTACTGTTGAAAACTTCCTTCCCGTCATGTTCTTTCTGATGACAAGGAAGTTTGATAAATAAGGCAGCCATTCACTTTGTTCAACTAAAAGCCTGTGAGTGAAATCAAAGGCATTTTTGTTTGCACACAAGTCAGCCAAAGGCATAATAAAGGACACAGCAGATCCGGAAAGAAACACCAAGAGAAATCCACCCCCTCAGAGGAGAAACTATGTGTGAACAGTGCTCACTAAACCTCCTTCTTGGTGTCAGCCATCATTTTCCTGCtggcttttttgtcttttcttcttttttgcagTTTTTCCAGTCACTTGAATTTGTTGTACCCAAAATCTAAGTGCAGACACTCATTCTAATAAAATTTATACTGATCAATACGGCATCCACTGACTTGAATGTGCTAAACCAAACTATGCGCAGACAGTCATTTAAACAAGCGACAATAAATACATAAGGCATCACCTCATTTGGAATTCTGAGTACAGATAGTAATTTTCAGAAATAACAATAAATATCTATGATATTCACTCACTTGAAACttgttggactttcactctgtgtgGAGAGTAATCTTAATGAAATAATCATAAGTAACTCAATCTACTTTCTGGGATCTGTTGTACCCAAATATGTGTTTACAGTCATTTTGATCAATACTGATGGACACGGCATCACCCACTCACTCAGATCTGTTGTACTCAAACTCTATGTGTAGACAGTCATTTTGATCAATACTGATGGACACGGCATCATCCACTCACTCAGATCTGTTGTACTCAAACTCTATGTGTAGACAGTCATTTTGATCAATACTGATGGACACGGCATCATCCACTCACTCAGATCTGTTGTACTCACACTCTGTGCAGACAGTCATTTTGATCAATACTGATGGACACGGCATCATCCACTCACTCAGATCTGTTGTACTCAAACTCTATGTGTAGACAGTCATTTTGATCAATACTGATGGACACGGCATCACCCACTCACTCAGATCTGTTGTACTCAAACTCTATGTGTAGACAGTCATTTTGATCAATACTGATGGACACAGCATCATCCACTCACTCAGATCTGTTGTACTCAAACTCTATGTGTAGACAGTCATTTTGATCAATACTGATGGACACGGCATCACCCACTCACTCAGATCTGTTGTACTCAAACTCTATGTGTAGACAGTCATTTTGATCAATACTGATGGACACGGCATCACCCACTCACTCAGATCTGTTGTACTCAAACTCTATGTGTAGACAGTCATTTTGATCAATACTGATGGACACGGCATCACCCACTCACTCAGATCTGTTGTACCCAAACTCTATGTGTAGACAGTCATTTTGATCAATACTGATGGACACAGCATCACCCACTCACTCAGATCTGTTGTACTCACACTCTGTGTAGACAGTCATTTTGATCAATACTGATGGACACGGCATCATCCACTCACTCAGATCTGTTGTACTCAAACTCTATGTGTAGACAGTCATTTTGATCAATACTGATGGACACGGCATCATCCACTCACTCAGATCTGTTGTACTCAAACTCTATGTGTAGACAGTCATTTTGATCAATACTGATGGACACGGCATCATCCACTCACTCAGATCTGTTGTACTCAAACTCTATGTGCAGACAGTCATTTTGATCAATACTGATGGACACAGCATCACCCACTCACTCAGATCTGTTGTACTCAAACTCTATGTGTAGACAGTCATTTTGATCAATACTGATGGACACGGCATCATCCACTCACTCAGATCTGTTGTACTCACACTCTGTGTGCAGTCATTTTGATCAATACTGATGGACACGGCATCACCCACTCACTCAGATCTGTTGTACTCAAACTCTATGTGTAGACAGTCATTTTGATCAATACTGATGGACACGGCATCACCCACTCACTCAGATCTGTTGTACTCAAACTCTATGTGTAGACAGTCATTTTGATCAATACTGATGGACACGGCATCACCCACTCACTCAGATCTGTTGTACTCAAACTCTATGTGTAGACAGTCATTTTGATCAATACTGATGGACACGGCATCATCCACTCACACTCTGTGTAGACAGTCATTTTAATAAATACTGATGGACTGATGGACAAGGCATTATCCACTGAATCAAACTTGTTCTAAAACTCTACAAGTAGACAGTCATTTTGATAAATACTGAACAAGGCATAACCCACTCACTTGGATTTGTTGTACTCAAACTCTATGTGCAGACAGTCTTCAATGCCCACTTccattttgatgctgttgttcatGTCTGGGTACTGTGACAGGGTGTGCACCACAATGTCCTGCTCCTTCACCATGTCTGATATCCGCTTCACTATCGTAACACGCAGAAAATACCTGCACACCAAACCCACCATCACATgctacagaagagagagagagaggtgggggtgggggttgggggctgggggggttgcaTTTGTATATTTTCATTGTATTTGCTTGCATTGTACATGTACTAACACAGAAGCCTGACTAAGCAAGTATACATTTTTGTGAGTACATAATGTTCTGGATATTTTTGTACATATTTGTGTCAGTAAGAATGTCCATCTCTCATATCTCTGACAGGACATAAATCACTCTCTGTATATCCCTAAAAGGGATACCGCTGTGCAGTGACAAATGAAAAAGACAACTGTTTATCTTTCACTTTCTGGAAGAGAAATGACCATGCTTCAATTTCAAGCAGATTTACTGTTATTTcaaacatttaataataataataataataataaaattatgctTATTTCACAGCTAGTACTGTGCATGACATTTATATGTTAGCAGAATGAAAATCATAACAGCTtcagtttatgtgtgtgaaaGCCGAACATCTTGACAGGATTTTAACATGTATTTTAACCCTGAATAGGCACATAGCATACATGAAGTATGTTTCTAAGAATTCAGCAAAAATATGAAGACATCTGAACTCACCTTAAGCGTACGTTAGCACCTGTGTAGGATTCGTAAGGCTTTTCCACCTGTTGAAACTCAAAGGGATAGCTCTGGTTGTGAGTGAGCTCTCCTGGCCGGGCCAGTTCTTTGACCAAAGATGTGAATTCATGGTGGTTGCCCCGGTCATAATATAACTCTGAAAAAGTTGgtgcaagaaaaacaaacaaaaaacattacagATAATCTATCAGATTTTTAAACTAGAATCAGCTATAAGAAAATGATAAAGCGCAAACAAGATGACACTTCTGCACATGTCTATGCTTTACAAATGACAACTTTCCTTCATTTCATCAAAATATCTGGAAGAAACACCAAGTTTACTACTTTGTCATGTTATACCACAAAACTGCATTTGTGTCTGTCCAAGGTGAGATACCAAGAGAAACAGAATTCCATTGTTCCAGGTGCTTTGATATCTTAGTGAACAATTAACACTAATTCACTTAACATTATGATATACcaaaagaaaggaaattttctatctaaaattacgtttaaataacatacttactgtgacccaactagtgcagactccggcaggggtctgacattcctgtcctgtgcaaactactatccgcctatgcggagcagacgaaactacggccgataacctcccggaagtaggtaacctcccctttgtcccgctggttatcgccctctttttccggcagccatcatgactcctgtacctgtgctcctaactctgctgtttcccagactgatattggcacttccacgtcggagtacctcttatatcatatcatatatcaatatcaaggcgtgcaagcctgacaGAAATATGATTTCACAAATACAAACATGTTTCAGCTGATGTGGAATCTTACTAAACACTATCTGCCATAATCAGAATCTTACCACACTTCTTACTAAACACTATCTACCATAATCAGAATCTTACCAACACTTCTTACTAAACACTATCTGCCATAATCAGAATCTTACCAACACTTCTTACTAAACACTATCTGCCATAATCAGAATCTTACCAACACTTCTTACTAAACACTATCTGCCATAATCAGAATCTTACCAACACTTCTTACTAAACTGCCATAAACAGAATCTTACCAAAACTTCTTACTAAACATTATCTGCCATAATCAGAATCTTACCAACACTTCTTACTAAACTGCCATAATCTGAATCTTACCAACACTTCTTACTAAACTGCCATAATCTGAATCTTACCAACACTTCTTATTAAACACTATCTGCCATAATCAGAATCTTACCAACACTTCTTACTAAACTGCCATAATCAGAATCTTACCAAAACTTCTTACTAAACACTATCTGCCATAATCAGAATCTTACCAACACTTCTTACTAAACTGCCATAATCTGAATCTTACCAACACTTCTTACTAAACACTATCTGCCATAATCAGAATCTTACCAACACTTCTTACTAAACACTATCTGCCATAATCAGAATCTTACCAACACTTCTTACTAAACTGCCATAATCTGAATCTTACCAACACTTCTTACTAAACACTATCTGCCATAATCAGAATCTTACCAACACTTCTTACTAAACTGCCATAATCTGAATCTTACCAACACTTCTTACTAAACACTATCTGCCATAATCAGAATCTTACCAACACTTCTTACTAAACTGCCATAATCAGAATCTTACCATGCACTGATAGGTACTGAGGTAGGCAATGAATCCCAAGCCAGCCACTTACCTATCTGACCGATGAATTCAATTTTGATCCCCTGGTGTTCCAACTTGCTTCCAGCCTTTTTCAGAGTGACATTCACCTGTTGTAACACATTCAGAGTGATATTATTCACCTGTTGTAACACATTCAGAGTGACATTCACCTGTTGTAACACATTCAGAGTGATATTATTCACCTGTTGTAACACATTCAGAGTGACATTCACCTGTTGTAACACATTCAGAGTGATAGTATTCACCTGTTGTAACACATTCAGAGTGACATTCACCTGTTGTAACACATTCAGTGACATTCACCTGTTGTAACACATTCAGAGTGACATTCACTGCATTTAACATACTGCATTtaacatgctgatatcaattacTGATATCACTCAttacagaatgagacagacattCACTACATCTAACATGCTGGTATCAATTACTGGTATCAGTCATTACAGTATGAGGCAGACATTCACTGCATCtaacatgctgatatcagttactGGTATCAGTCATTACAGTAGGAAACAACACATTCACTGCATCtaacatgctgatatcagttactGGTATCAGTCATTACAGTATGAGACAGACATTCACTGCATCtaacatgctgatatcaattacTGGTATCAGTCATTACAGTAGGAAACAAGACATTCACTGCATCtaacatgctgatatcagttactGGTATCAGTCATTACAGTATGAGACAGACATTCACTGCATCtaacatgctgatatcaattacTGGTATCAGTCATTACAGTAGGAAACAAGACATTCACTGCATCTagcatgctgatatcagttactGGTATCAGTCATTACAGTATGAGACAGACATTCACTGCATCtaacatgctgatatcaattacTGGTATCAGTCATTACAGTAGGAGACAAGACATTCACTGCATCtaacatgctgatatcaattacTGGTATTAGTCATTACTGTAGGAAACAAGACATTCACTGCATCTAACATGCTAGTATTAGTCATTACAGTATGACTATGACTGTGTGAGTAAAACATCCATTATGTTTAATATGTTGAAATCAATAACTAGTATTAGTCATTACAGTATTAGACAGACATTCATTGTCAAATTATagggatgaggaagagaagacaCACTCACTGATTAAAGGGTCAGGCTCAACACTCTGCTTGTTTCAGAggctgacataagcttacaagtTACAGTatggccaacaacaaagtgagagctgtatgatcaatggtttttccgcTGCAACTGAAATTTAtttccagcttagtcttttgtgaatgactataactctcaaactaagaTGCAAGATTGCAATGGCCCTTAGTGCAGCAGccctgggggctagctggccttttgggatTATCCCAACacggactgtcctaaagcccccttggccaagacagtggggatttacttgggcaagacgcactcatcaaattctagtccagctagtcgggacggcagttgcctcctgtgGTCCTAGTTGGACATGACTTATTTGACTATTTCACAtacaagggaaaagaagaaagaagaagaaagacagcagAACAGTTCACTTTTCAGGTTCCCTGAGCTCTGCGTCTCACCTTTCCCGACACTGTCTCTCCATCGTAGTAGAGATAATAgcgttctttctttccatcttctgtTTTGATTTCTGCAGTCTTCCGGGTCTCCTGCCCTTCTAGCACAATGTCCAC
Encoded here:
- the LOC143286680 gene encoding vacuolar protein sorting-associated protein 26B-like isoform X1, which encodes MSFFGFGQSAEVDIVLEGQETRKTAEIKTEDGKKERYYLYYDGETVSGKVNVTLKKAGSKLEHQGIKIEFIGQIELYYDRGNHHEFTSLVKELARPGELTHNQSYPFEFQQVEKPYESYTGANVRLRYFLRVTIVKRISDMVKEQDIVVHTLSQYPDMNNSIKMEVGIEDCLHIEFEYNKSKYHLKDVIVGKIYFLLVRIKIKHMELQVIKRETTGTGPNTFNENETIAKYEIMDGAPVRGESIPIRLFLSGYELTPSMRDINKKFSVRYYLNLVLVDEEERRYFKQQEIIIFRKADKQRKNYQQALQHHHPVNPPTAASSPPSQPAKDSQDSPQNCTEEEEGDN
- the LOC143286680 gene encoding vacuolar protein sorting-associated protein 26B-like isoform X2 is translated as MSFFGFGQSAEVDIVLEGQETRKTAEIKTEDGKKERYYLYYDGETVSGKVNVTLKKAGSKLEHQGIKIEFIGQIELYYDRGNHHEFTSLVKELARPGELTHNQSYPFEFQQVEKPYESYTGANVRLRYFLRVTIVKRISDMVKEQDIVVHTLSQYPDMNNSIKMEVGIEDCLHIEFEYNKSKYHLKDVIVGKIYFLLVRIKIRYMELAIVRRETTGAGPNTFNENETIAKYEIMDGAPVRGESIPIRLFLSGYELTPSMRDINKKFSVRYYLNLVLVDEEERRYFKQQEIIIFRKADKQRKNYQQALQHHHPVNPPTAASSPPSQPAKDSQDSPQNCTEEEEGDN